Proteins encoded together in one Candidatus Hinthialibacter antarcticus window:
- a CDS encoding transposase, with translation MSENRRKYSREFKVDAMGLVTKQGYTVRQAAESLGIRENMLWRWKKQLQDEDAAAFKPGEGPGAEVKQLREENRRLKLERDILKKATAFFAKESQ, from the coding sequence ATGAGTGAGAATCGTCGGAAGTACAGTCGTGAATTCAAAGTGGACGCCATGGGTTTGGTAACCAAGCAAGGCTATACGGTACGCCAAGCCGCCGAAAGCCTGGGCATTCGCGAGAACATGCTGTGGCGCTGGAAGAAGCAGTTGCAGGATGAAGACGCCGCCGCGTTCAAACCGGGTGAAGGGCCAGGCGCTGAAGTGAAGCAATTGCGTGAAGAGAACCGTCGCCTAAAGTTGGAGCGCGACATCTTAAAAAAAGCGACGGCCTTCTTCGC
- the cas2e gene encoding type I-E CRISPR-associated endoribonuclease Cas2e yields MIVMILERVSPSLRGELTRWLIEPKAGVFVGRVSAKVREKLWTKVSERVKNGACMLIWRTNTEQGYKIDYRNDPSRIVTDWDGLQLITKPDKHKEKSNSPIHEITP; encoded by the coding sequence ATGATCGTCATGATTCTTGAACGAGTGTCACCGTCGCTTCGGGGCGAACTCACAAGATGGCTTATCGAACCCAAAGCAGGCGTTTTTGTTGGACGTGTGTCAGCGAAGGTCAGAGAAAAACTGTGGACAAAAGTGAGTGAACGTGTAAAAAATGGCGCATGTATGTTGATTTGGAGAACCAACACCGAACAAGGATATAAAATTGACTACCGAAATGACCCGTCTCGTATTGTGACAGACTGGGATGGGTTGCAACTGATCACTAAACCTGATAAACATAAAGAGAAAAGTAATTCACCAATACACGAAATAACCCCTTAA